The stretch of DNA GCGAAGCGCCACGACATTCTCGGCCGCAAGGCCGCATCTCTAATAGTTTAAATTACTGGCCGAGTAGCAAATATGCAAACTACACCAAAGGGATATTAGGACCCTCCCTAAAAAAACAAACCAATTGGTGCGTTTACCATGCTAAGCTTTTATCTTAATCACAACCTCAACAATACTCTGCGCGTATATTCGACCCTATGAACAAACTAAGCCGAAATGAAAGACTGACTGTTATCTTAAAACTGCTCAGTGAACATAAAACCTTATCAAATGCACAACTCGCCAAGTTACTTCAGGTGACGCCAAAGACCATTCGTTGTGATCTGGTGCAGCTCGAAAATGAACAGCAAGTGATAAGGACGCATGGTGGTGTTCAAATTTCTGCTAATTTCGATGCCGATAAATATTGTCTGGATAGATTACTGTCTCAGTTAACTGCCAGCAAAACGTTATCAGGTCTTATGACTCAGAACCTCATGGAAAATAGGGTCAACAACATGAAAAATAATATTTTTATACTCGGTTCCTTTAATGTCGACATCGTCGCCACGTTGGAGCGTTTTCCACAACCGGGTGAAACCCTGCATGCGCTAAGCAACAATATTGGCGCTGGCGGCAAGGGAGCCAATCAAGCCTATGCTGCGGCTAAAGCTGGAGCCAATGTCACCTTCATGACCAAAATAGGCAAAGATCAATTCAGCCACTTTGCCAAAGAGCATCTCGCCGCAACAGGAATAGATAAGACAATCATTGTCGAATCTGAAAAATCCCCAACAGGCAATGCGCTTATTTATGTCTGTGAAACAAGCGGCGAAAATATGATTGCGGTGCATTCAGGTGCTAACACCGAAATAACACCAGCAGAGATCTTACAGGCTGAACAACATATCGTTAGCGCTAATCTGTTTTTGACTCAACTCGAAAATAATATCGACGCCATCAGACAATCGATGCAGATAGCGCATACCCATGGCGTTAGAGTGGTACTCAACCCGGCGCCTTACCATGAGGACACGCCTTCATTATTAAAGTATGTCGATGTGATTACCCCCAATGAGACCGAAGCCTCTTTAATGACGGGGATCGAGGTTACCGATCTCAGCAGTGCGAAACTGGCGGCAGAAAAAATTAATCAGATGGGGGTTAATACTGTGGTGATCACCCGTGGCTCTCAAGGTGTTCTTGTGTATGAAAACGAGCAGTTCAAAGAGGTGGCAGCCATTAAATGTGTTGTGACTGATACCACAGGTGCTGGAGATGCCTTTAACGGCGCTCTCGTTGCTCAAATTGTAAAAGGCGAAACTCTGTTCAATGCCGCAAAATAC from Shewanella sp. Choline-02u-19 encodes:
- the rbsK gene encoding ribokinase codes for the protein MNKLSRNERLTVILKLLSEHKTLSNAQLAKLLQVTPKTIRCDLVQLENEQQVIRTHGGVQISANFDADKYCLDRLLSQLTASKTLSGLMTQNLMENRVNNMKNNIFILGSFNVDIVATLERFPQPGETLHALSNNIGAGGKGANQAYAAAKAGANVTFMTKIGKDQFSHFAKEHLAATGIDKTIIVESEKSPTGNALIYVCETSGENMIAVHSGANTEITPAEILQAEQHIVSANLFLTQLENNIDAIRQSMQIAHTHGVRVVLNPAPYHEDTPSLLKYVDVITPNETEASLMTGIEVTDLSSAKLAAEKINQMGVNTVVITRGSQGVLVYENEQFKEVAAIKCVVTDTTGAGDAFNGALVAQIVKGETLFNAAKYANAYASLAVEREGAANMPDASLVAARL